DNA from Rubripirellula lacrimiformis:
GACGAAGGTTCCAGGACTCAAAAACTGGCAATCGCTTCTGATTGTTCTGAGGCAGGACAGGTGAAGCCAATCGAACTGGACCGGAATTTGGGGCGACGCGCGTTTGCCCAACAGACCAGGGTGATCCGATGGCCGACGCCGGGTGGCCTCTATCAAGCCGCATCGAGGCAACGGGGTCATTGGGCAAGGAAAGGTACGCGACTCCATTTTCCATCTCGAAACGTGTTTGCAACCTTGGATGAATGGCCCGCCGCTCCGCTTCCATCGCTCGGAGCAGCATCCGAAGTCAGCCATCGAAAATTGGAAGGCAAACTGAGGCCGTTTCAAAATCGATCTGCAAATCGTTTACGTGCGAATCCGATTCAATCACTTTTCTATTCGTGTCATTCGTGTGATTCGTGGTTAGAAATCACGTTCATCATCCACCGACATGGAACCTTGGGAAGTAACCCAACTCACCAAAAACGGAATCGTCACTGCGGGTCCACTGTCTTGCGGCTTCGACGACGAAAGAATCCCAGCAGGGTCGCGTTTCGCGGCTCCGAACCGAATCCACACAAACGCGAGCAAGAGGTAAACCACGAATCACACAAATGACACGAATAGCCAACGATCGGAAAAAGGTCACTGTGGTTCAAGAAGCAACGAGTTGACCGTTACCCGCAAGCCGGAGCGCCGGCGTCTTGTTCATTCCGCTCCTTTCGTAGTACCGGCTTCAGCCGGATTCCCTAGCTCGGGCAGAAAAGGTACGCGGACTCGGGCAAGAAAAGGTACGCGGACTCGATTTGCATCTTGAATGTAGCCTGCGACCTTCGATGAATGGCCCGCCGCTCCGCTTCCGTCGATCGGAGCAGCATCCGAAGCAGGCCACCGGAATTTAGAAGGCGAACTGCATCTGCTTGAATATCGATCTACGCAACGTTCTCTTGGAAAGCCAGAAGATCACCCTGAATTTGAGTCCTGGAACCTTTTCTTCGTTAGGGCTTTTGATGAGTGTGCGATTAGCGTGGATGAGTGTTCCCCAAAAACAGGCTGCGCTGAACGCTAATCCCCGCTAATCGAACACTAATGAAACGATGCAGAATGACCAAGCGGCCTATACACCCGAACGGCTAACTTGGTGTGCCCGAGGCAGAAAAGGTTCCAGGACTCGATCTACGGTTCCCCTGGCCGCTAGGTCGTGAGGTGCGTCGCATGCGGGACCGTCCTCGCCTGCACCGGTGGCCTACACCGGCGTTAAAAATGAAGCGGTGTTTCCATGGGATCGGTACAGTTCGCTTTTTCCCTTGCGTGCTCATCCGCGTTCGGGAATACGGCACTAGGCAAGGATATCGTGGATGACGTTTCCGTGGACGTCGGTTAGGCGGAAGTCTCGGCCGGAGTAGCGGTAGGTCAGCTGTTTGTGGTCTAGCCCTAGGGCGTACAGCATCGTGGCGTGGAGGTCGTGGACGCTGGTTGGATTCTCTTCGGCTTTGAAGCCAAACTCGTCGGTCGATCCGTAGACGGTGCCGCCCTTGATGCCGCCGCCAGCCATCCAGACGCTGAATCCGTAGTGGTTGTGGTCGCGGCCTAACTTCGATGCACCAGCGCCGGTAAGTTCCACCGTGGGCGTACGCCCGAATTCGCCACCCCACACGACCAACGTGTCCTCCAACATGCCGCGTGATTTCAGATCCCCCAGCAATGCGGCGATGGGTTGATCAATTTCGCCCGCCAGTTTGCGGTGGTTGTCGGCGATGTTTTCGTGGTTGTCCCAGGGCTGACCCGCCCCGTGCCACAGTTGGATATATCGCACGCCTCGTTCCGCTAGCCGCCGGGCGATCAACGTTTGACGACCGTGAACGGTGTCGCCGTAAAGGTCGCGTGTGTGCTGCGTTTCATTGGCGATGTCGAACGCGTCACTGGCCTCGGTCTGCATCCGAAAGGCTAGTTCGTACGACTGAATCCTGGATTCGAGTCGCCGGTCGAGACGCTGGGATTGATGCTGGCGATTCCACTTTGCCAACAATTCCAGTTGACGCTTCTGATCGGAAGTGCTGATCTGTGGGTGTTCGATGTTCTCGATCAGCCGACTTAATTGCGTGTGCTGAGTATCGATATGCGTCCCTTGAAAGGAACCGGGAAGGAAGGCCGACTGCCAGTTTTCGGTATCTTTGATCGGCAGGCCGCCAGGACACATCGCGATGAAACCGGGCAGGTTCTTGTTTTCTGCTCCCAGACCGTACAACACCCACGCACCGGCGCTGGGGCGAGCCTGGACGGAGTCGCCGCAATTCATCAGCATCAGCGACGGTTCATGGTTGGGCACTTGAGCGTACATGGACCGGATCACGGCAATGTCGTCGATGTGCTGGGCCGTCTTCGAAAACAGTTCGCTGACCTCGATCCCCGATTCCCCATACCGATCGAACTTAAACGGCGAAGGAAAGGCGGCTCCCGTCTTCCGCTCTGTCGTGAACGTATCGCCGAGAGGCTGGCCTGCATACTTTTGCAGCGCCGGCTTGGGGTCGAATGTGTCGACGTGCGATGGTCCGCCGTTCAAAAAGAACTGGATCACTCGCTTGGCCTTGCCACCAAAATGCGGACCGACCGAGGCGCCGGCAGATCCGATGTCGTCCGCCAGGACAGCATTGATCCCCAGAGCGCCCAGCCCCATTCCGGAGCTTAGCAGCATTTCGCGCCGGCTCAGTAAGTTTGGAACCATTCTTGACGTTGCGGAACTTGTCGGGAGTTTCGCGTGGGGTGCGGATGTACGAAAGTCTTGACGACTTCCGCTACTTGGCGGGCGGGTGCTTGGGGGTTTGAATGTCATGGTGTCGTTCCTTCTTCAGTCCACAAATAGAAATTCGTTGGAGCAAAACAGAATCTGGGCCAACTGTTCTAGCGGCGTCAGGCGGTTCGCCGCATCACTTGGAAAATCAGCCTCTGAATCCCAAACGATTGAACCATCAGCTTCGGTCGCTGTGCCGGCGGTTGGCTCGTCCGCGATCGTCACTTTCCAGAGGAATTGATCGCTGTTCAACACGTTATCGATATCCACCACAAAATCGATCGTCTGCCCCTTGGTCACCGTGAGGGCTTCGGCATTCAAATCTGCCGATGACTGATGCACCTTTGCCGCAGCAAGTTGCCCCGTTTCCGAACTGACGATGAAGCCGCGTACGCCGTCGCCGGCGGCGACCTGATGGCGAAGTTCGGATTCGATGCGGACCGTCATATCGCGAGGCGCTGTCCAGCGACGAACACATGCCGTGTTTCGCGTGTTGCCGGGATGGCCACCGACCGCGGACAACTGCACCCAGCCGAGTTTGCCATCGGGCCACGAGGGACCGCCCTGCCACGATTGGCCGGTGAAATGGGGGAGCGGTTCGAAGTCCGCGACGCGTTGTGCGTCTTCGTCGTATTTGCCATAGCCATAGGTCCAATCGGCGGCGGTCTGGCGAATGGTCGTCGTTTCCGCTGCAGCTTGGGAAACAACCAGCAACGCGTCGGTCAGTTCCGCGTCCGTTGCCGGTCGCTGCAGCACTCTTTGAAACATCTTTCCAACAGCATCGCGGGGATCTGCGTCTTCGCTGCACACGGATGCCAGTTGTTGAGATCGCCGTAATACAAGCGGGTGATTCATGAAGAACAACGATTGCTGCGGAACCGTGGTTTGGCTTCGCCGAGGCACATGCAGGTCTGGGTTAGCGAAATCGAACACACGCAGGATCGCGGGCAGGAACTGACGATCGACCAATCCGTACAGAGTGCGTCGAACGTTCGAAGTGTTCTTGAACAGATCCGCAGGCTTGCCGCCGGTCTGCAAGTCGATTTCACCGGTCGCCGTTAGCATTGAATCACGGAACTGTTCGAAGGTCAGTCTTCGCGAATTCATCCGCCACAGTAATCGATTTTCAGGATCGACCTGCACGGCATGATCCAGATCGGCTCGGTTGGTCGGGCCTAGCGACGATCGTCGGAAGGCCGCCGACGTGACAATCAATCGATGCAGTTTCTTTAAACTCCACCCTTCCTGGACAAACCAATGCGTCAGCCAGTCCAGCAGTTCCGGGTGCGACGGTCGTTCGGCACGAACCCCAAAGTCGCTGGGGGTCAAAACCAGACCAGCACCGAAATGATGAGCCCACACGCGATTGACGATCACGCGAGCGGTCAGCGGGTTGGAATCGTCGATGATGTCCCGAGCCAGTTCAAGGCGACCGCTGCCGACTTGAAACGGCTTTCGATCGGAGGGCGACAAGACTTCCAGAAAACGCCGCGGTACGTCTTCGCCCTGAGTCTGGATGTTGCCTCGCCGGAAAATCCGCGGCTCGGACGCCCTGGCACGATCCTTCAAAATCAAGGCAAAACCGGGTGGCTGTGCCGGGTTGATCAACCAGCGGTCGATCTCTCCTTGCAGCTTCCACAGCGCCGTCGTGGTAGCGCTGTCAAAAAACCTTTCGGTATGGACGATGCCTTCGTCCGGAACCTCGCAGGGCGATCCGGCTGCAAACATCACCTGACGAAGCTGTTGGGCGGCAGGGTCCAATGGCGGTTCGGTTCCTGGCTGCTGCGCCCACTCAGCATCGACTTCACTCAACAACTGGCCGTAGCGATCGATGACATCAGTAAAGCTTGCCGGTGGTGTTTTAAAGAGGGCGGCGACACGCGGATGGATCCGTTCCTGCGACGACGCAGCGATCGCTTCACACACCTCCGACGCCTGGGCCGCAAACTGATCGGGCCCCAGCTCCGCAAACCGGTGCCAAGGCAGGAACACGGGATCATGTTCTCGTTTTGCGGTTCTCAGGTACGCCTGCCAACGCCGGACAAACGCAGGCAATAGATCCGACGCCTCGAAGATCTGATCGAAACCCTGAGGCGGATACTTGTCCAGTTCGGTTTGAGCGTACAAGTAATCGCGAACCCTGCCACGAGCTCGCTTGGACGATTCCTCGCGACTGGTTTGCAACTTCTGATGCAACGCCGCCTGTCGCTTCTTCAACTCCGTTTCGAACGCGTCATCGACGGTGTTCTCGCCGAGCCCGACCAGTTCTTCCTGGCAACTATCGAAGACGCCGTACAACGAGTAGTAGTCGGCGGTGGGGATGGGATCGTATTTGTGGTCGTGGCAGCGAGCACAACTGACCGTCAGGCCCAACGTCCCGCGAGTCACCACATCGATGCGGTCGTCAATGATGTCTCGGTTGACACCCAAGAATCGACGACCGATCGTCAGGAACCCCATCGCAGCCAGATCTTCGCTTCGTATGTTTTCGGTTTGATCGGCGGCCAATTGCAACAGCAGGAAACGATCGTAGGGCATGTCTTCGTTCAGGGCGTCGACGACCCAGTCGCGATAACGCCAGGCGTGCACCCAGAAACGTTCTTCGCGGCCATACACGTATCCCTTGGTGTCGGAATAGCGAGCCACGTCCAACCAATGACGCCCCCAGTGCTGGCCGTACTGTTTGGCAGCAAGGTACTTTTCGACCCATTCGCTATCGTCATCCGCGGATGTGGACGCGGCGAACCGATCAACATCATCCGGGCTTGGCGGCAGCCCCGTCAGCGAAAACGAAAGACGGCGAATCAAGGTCCGGCGATCGGACTCGGGTGCAGGTGTCAGCCCGGCCTCTGCGAGTGTGTGCAACACGAACGCATCGATCGGATTCGTGACGATCGAATCTCCGGCAATCGAATCTCCGACGACCGAATTCGCGGGGAGTTCTGGAACCGGTAGATTTCGGACAGGCATGAACGCCCAATGGCTTTCCGCGTTTTCCATGGCGGCCGAACGCAGTGGCACGGAATTGTCCGGCCAGGGCATTCCCATGGCGACCCATTCTGCGATGGCGGCAACCTGTGGTTCGGGAAGCGGATCGTCCGGAGGCATCGCCACGTTGTCGCTTCGCCGGACCGCTTCTAGCAGCAGGTTGTCGGCAGCAACCGCGACGGCGAAGGGACCAGAATCACCGCCCTTGATCAACGCTGACTTCGAATCCAACCGCAGTCCACCACTCTGCTCGGTCGCACCATGACAAGCAACACAGTGTTGAACCAGAATCGGCCGTATCTCGGACTCGAAAAAACGATCCTGTTCATCGTCCGCCAATGCATGTCCCGCGAAGCACAGCGCAAAGCATGCGACGATTGCGATCGTCGAGCTTGGCAGGCACTGGTTCCAGAGCAGTCGACAGAGACGCGGCGGGTAGGCTACTCCAACCATGGGATGTCGTTCGATGGATTCATGTGGCGGGAACTTTGTCGGTCTTGCACGTCGACGAAGTCAGAGGCGGGAATTTCATTGTATCCTGTGACGTGCTACGAATGGCTTGTGACCGAAAATCCCTCCAGATCCAAAGCTTCACTATGAATCGCCACCTCGGAATTGCCGTCTGCCTGCTGACTATCGTTGGCGTTCTGCGAAGTGACGGGTCGCTGCGTTCGTGCCATGGGCAAACGGTGACAAGCGATTCTGCAGCCGCCATCGCGACCGGTGGACAGAATGGTGCAGTCGAAGACCAAGGCCAACTGAATCCGATTCAGATCGAAAACCAGCACGCAGGGGCACGGGATTGGCAACTGACAAGAGTCCGACTCGATGACGGTGGATACCGGTCGCCATGGATCGAGGGCTACTGTTCGAAGCAGAGCGTTCGTGCGGGCGAGAGCATCGACATCTGCGTTTCGACCAACCCGGTGCGGCAGTTCAAGATCGAGTTCTTTCGCATGGGTTACTACGGTGGCCGGGGAGCTAGGCTGATGAAGACGGTCGATTCGGTGCCCGGCAAGATTCAACCGGATCCCGTTATCGGCGAGAAGAACTTGCACGAATGCCGATGGTCACCGTCGGTTCAACTGACCATCCCGGATGACTGGATCAGCGGCGTATACTTGGGACGGATGACGACCAAGCCCGAGGGAACGGAAGCCTACTGGCAAAGCTATGTGGTGTTTATCGTTACCGACGACCGGCCGGCCGACGTCCTGTTCCAGTGCTCGGACAATACCTGGCAAGCCTACAACCGATGGCCCAACCAGTATTCGATCTACACGCATCCCAAAGGCGTCCAAGGACCTTGGGCGGATGTCAGTTTCGATCGCCCTTACGGCCGCGAAGGCCAGTACACCGGCGTCGTGAACGATCCGTTGACGGTCGGATCGGGCGAGTTTCTGCCGTTTGAATTCCCGCTTTCCTATTGGTTAGAAAAGGGAGGCTACGATGTCGCCTATTGTTCCAACAGCGACATGCTGACGCCGGATCGCGGATTGAAGTGCAAGGCGTTTGTCAGCATCGGGCACGACGAGTACTGGGATCTGCGCCAGTTCAACAGCGCCGTCACGATGCGTGATGCGGGTGTCAACCTGTTGTTCTTTTCGGGCAACAGCGTGTGTTGGGTGACACCGTTTCGTTCATCGTCCAGCGGGCAAGACAACCGCATCATCTTCCGAGGTGGTCCCTACGGTGGCGACAATGAATACGCGGTAGATCGAGAACGCATCCACGGCCCGTTTCCACACCGCGGACCAGACGAAGGGCTGTTGATGGGCGCACGCAACGTGGAACCCGTCAACGGTGGCGGCGACTGGGTCGTCACGAAATCAGACCACTGGATGTTCGACGGCGCGGGTGTCAAAGACGGCGATTCCATCCCCGGACTGATCGGTTGGGAGTACCACGGACAGCCGGCGGATATCGATGGGCTGCGGGTGGTCGGCGCAGGCACAGCATGGCAGGGCGGAGTGAACCCACAGCAATGGACGGCCACGATCTACCCTGGCCCGAAAGGTAATTTCGTGTTCAACGCCGCCACGATCTTTTGGGCCCAGGCCGTCAGTTCGCCGCCGGGACACACACTGCCGTGGTCTCACTGGAGCCGTCCGCACGGCCCGGACGATCGGGTGCAACGGATCACCAAAAACTTATTCGACCGATCGGTAGGCGCGGCCCCCTAAGAGCCTGGTTGATCGAACAGGACAGCGAGCAATCGTGGTTGGAGAGCTTGACGCTGCTACAGCTAATCAGTTCGCTCCGTTCGTAGTACCGGCTTCGAAGAGCGTCCAGTTTACGACAGCCTCGGAGAGGCGAAAGCGTCATGCCGGTGGACTCTGGCCACCGGATTTGCCATCCACCCCTGCTCTTCTCGGCCGGGCCGCCCTCAGGCGGCCCCGCCGAGAAGAGCAGGATTGCCTCAATCATCGCGAACCGTGGGGCCAGCCCCACGGCAAAAAGCTGCTGCCGCTCCGCGGCTAAACTGGACGCTCTTTTTTAGCGGGATTGCCCTGCCTCCGTTGGGTCCGATGGTCTGGACCGATTCCACCACGGTACTGATTCAGCCTGCGCGTCCAGAGAGTGGCGACTCAGCGATGGACGTGGCGCCTAGGCACAAAAAAACGGGACTTCCGCTTTGTGAGCGAAAATCCCGTTTTTCGGAAAGTGCGGATGAGAGGACTTGAACCTCCACGACCTTGCGGCCACTAGAACCTGAATCTAGCGCGTCTGCCAATTCCGCCACATCCGCATGTGGTTTATGATGATCAAACGTCAATCGAGGGGCTGTTTCGACTGTGGCTTTCCCGTCTGATGCAAGGAGAATATCGACTGACGCTTTTCCTGACAAGCGGCATTGTTCTTGAGCCCGAGCTTCCCTTCAGTCAGACTAGCCCCGCGGGGGTTCGGTTCAGCCCCGCCATGATCCCCGTATTCGTCGATCCATCAACTCAGGTGCCTGCCACATGCGACTTCACTGTTTGGGTACCGTGGGCTACCACCCCAATGATGACCGGCATACTTCGTGCTATTTTTTGCCCGAATCCGGCATCCTTTTGGACGCGGGAACCGGTGCTTTCCGGCTTTCGCCGCTGATCCAAACCGACACGCTGAACATCTTGCTTAGCCACGCACACCTGGACCACACCTTTGGGCTGACGTTTCTGCTGGACGTGTTGTTCGAAGCCCAGAAGCGGCGTGGGAAACCGATCGAAAAGCTGAGAATTTTTGGCGAGCAAGAAAAAATTTCTGCGGTCGAAACCCATTTGTTCCACGATCTTATTTTCCCAGCCAAATTGGATGCGGAATGGATCGCGATCGACGACCAGCCCGAATTCACGGTCGAAGGCGTCCAAGTGTCGTGGCGCCCCCAGGATCACCCGGGCGGTTCCGTCGCCTACCGGATGGATTGGCCTGATCAGCGAAAACGATTGGTGTACGCAACCGATACCACCGGCGACACATCCGAAGAACACGCACGATGGTGCGAGGGTGCGGACCTGTTGATGCACGAGTGCTATTTTCGCGACGATGCGTCCGAGTGGGCACTGAAGACCGGGCACAGCTGGACCAGCCGAGTCGCCGAAGTGACTTCGCTGTCGAAACCCAAGCGTTTGCTGCTGACCCACATCAACCCGATCGAAGAGTCCGACGATCCCATCGATATCGAAGCGATTCGACGAAGCGTCGATGCCGAAGTGACGCTTGCGACCGATGGCCTGACGCTGGAGTTCTAGGTGAGAAACCCAATTCGATGGTGGTTCTTGGTGATGTTCGGCTGCGCATTGGCCAATGGTCAAACCGCCGCCGCCGAAACCGCCTCGGTCGCCGACCTGTCGCAATCTTTCTTCGCACGAAACTGCAACGATTGCCATTCAGGGGACGGTGCCGAGGCCGATTTGGACCTGACCGACCTTTCGATGGAAGTTTCGGATCTGGCGATCCATGCCCGATGGGTGCGAATCTTTGATCGAGTTCGATCGGGCGAGATGCCACCGCCGGATGCGGCCGCGGTCGACGCGATGGAGGTCGAATCATTCACCGATAGCGTCGAAGTGTTCCTACAGATCGCGGGTCGTCGATTTCAACAGACGGTGCTGCGGCGGTTGAACCGAAACGAATACGCCAACACATTGAACGATCTATTCGGCACTCATTTAGACCTGTCGATGATGTTGCCCGAGGACGGTCGCAGTCACGAATTCGACAACGTGGGCGATGCCTTGGGCGTGTCGATGGTGCATCTGCAAAAGTACTTGGATGCGATCGATTCGGTCATGGACGCGGCCATTGCAAAGACGACGTCACGGCCGGCCACGCAGGTGATCCAGGCCAACTATGCCGAATCGCGAGAGGGCGAAAAATTTGTCGGCGAAGTCTGGAGATTGGCCGATGACGGCGCGGTCGTGTTCTTCCAAGACCTGGGATACCCCACCGGAATGCTACGTGGTGCGGAAGTCAAACAGGCCGGTTGGTACACGCTGCGAGTGACCGGGTACGCCTACCATGCCGAGCAACCCATCACGTTTCGAGCAGGGCTGACCAGTTTCCAGCCCGGATCCGACAAGCCGACGCTAGGTTACTTTCAGTTTCCCCCCATCGAATCCACCGATGGTCAACCGACCACGGTCGAAAAACGCGTGTGGATGGAACCTCGATTCATGGTTTCGATCGATCCCTGGGGAATCGACACCGGCAATTACAACCTGCGAAAACAAGGCATCGATGGCTACACCGGTCCTGGACTTGCGATCAACCAAGTCGAACTGGTGGGGCCGATCCTCGAATCATTTCCCGGCCGCGGCCACGAATTGATCTATGCCGGGTTGGTCCGACACGAGGTCGAACCGACAAACCCGACGACCAAGACAAAGCCGTGGTACCAGCCGAACTTTGTCACCGAATCCACGCAGCCGGCGACGGACGCGGCCAAGGTGTTCCGGCGGGTGGCGACCGCTGCCTATCGTCGGCCGGTGGATGATTCGGACGTCCAGCCGATCATCGAACTGATGACTCAGCAGATCGATCGCGGTGCGACCTTTGACGAAGCGCTGCGGACCGGCGTTGCCGCGATCTTCTGCAGCCCCGATTTCCTGTACCTGCAGGAACCCGGCGGAAAGCTGGACGATCACGCGATTGCGTCGCGGCTGTCCTATTTCCTGGTCCGCACCACGCCGGACCAAGCCCTGCTAGACGCAGCCGCAGCGGGTGTCCTGTCGACCGATCCGTCGGCGTTGATCCAGCACACTCGACGTCTGATCGCGGACCCACGACACCAACGATTCATCGACGACTTTTGCGACGCATGGTTGAACCTTCGCGAGATCGAATTCACCAGTCCCGACCGGACGCTATTCCCCGAATACGATCCCTATCTTCAGCATTCAGCGATTGCCGAAACGCGACATTTTGTTTCGGAACTGATCGAAAAGAATCTGCCTGTTCGCAATGTTGTGCAAAGCGACTTTGCGTTTTTGAATGAACGTTTAGTCGATCACTATCGCGATGGATTGGGACAAACCGATCCGGTCCATGGCCCCGATCTGCAGAGAGTCCAACTGTCGGATGATTCGCTTCGCGGCGGACTGCTGAGCCAAGCCAGCGTGTTGAAAGTGTCGGCCAACGGCACCAACACTTCGCCGGTCGTCCGTGGCGTCTGGGTGATGGAACGAATTCTAGGGATCACGCCATCCCCTCCGCCGCCTGGCATCTCGGGGGTCGAACCGGACATCCGAGGCGCATCGACGCTGCGAGAATTGCTGGACAAGCATCGTGACCTGGACTCCTGCCGCAGTTGTCACGCGATGATCGACCCGCCCGGATTTGCGTTAGAAAGTTTC
Protein-coding regions in this window:
- a CDS encoding DUF1501 domain-containing protein; its protein translation is MVPNLLSRREMLLSSGMGLGALGINAVLADDIGSAGASVGPHFGGKAKRVIQFFLNGGPSHVDTFDPKPALQKYAGQPLGDTFTTERKTGAAFPSPFKFDRYGESGIEVSELFSKTAQHIDDIAVIRSMYAQVPNHEPSLMLMNCGDSVQARPSAGAWVLYGLGAENKNLPGFIAMCPGGLPIKDTENWQSAFLPGSFQGTHIDTQHTQLSRLIENIEHPQISTSDQKRQLELLAKWNRQHQSQRLDRRLESRIQSYELAFRMQTEASDAFDIANETQHTRDLYGDTVHGRQTLIARRLAERGVRYIQLWHGAGQPWDNHENIADNHRKLAGEIDQPIAALLGDLKSRGMLEDTLVVWGGEFGRTPTVELTGAGASKLGRDHNHYGFSVWMAGGGIKGGTVYGSTDEFGFKAEENPTSVHDLHATMLYALGLDHKQLTYRYSGRDFRLTDVHGNVIHDILA
- a CDS encoding PSD1 and planctomycete cytochrome C domain-containing protein; the protein is MVGVAYPPRLCRLLWNQCLPSSTIAIVACFALCFAGHALADDEQDRFFESEIRPILVQHCVACHGATEQSGGLRLDSKSALIKGGDSGPFAVAVAADNLLLEAVRRSDNVAMPPDDPLPEPQVAAIAEWVAMGMPWPDNSVPLRSAAMENAESHWAFMPVRNLPVPELPANSVVGDSIAGDSIVTNPIDAFVLHTLAEAGLTPAPESDRRTLIRRLSFSLTGLPPSPDDVDRFAASTSADDDSEWVEKYLAAKQYGQHWGRHWLDVARYSDTKGYVYGREERFWVHAWRYRDWVVDALNEDMPYDRFLLLQLAADQTENIRSEDLAAMGFLTIGRRFLGVNRDIIDDRIDVVTRGTLGLTVSCARCHDHKYDPIPTADYYSLYGVFDSCQEELVGLGENTVDDAFETELKKRQAALHQKLQTSREESSKRARGRVRDYLYAQTELDKYPPQGFDQIFEASDLLPAFVRRWQAYLRTAKREHDPVFLPWHRFAELGPDQFAAQASEVCEAIAASSQERIHPRVAALFKTPPASFTDVIDRYGQLLSEVDAEWAQQPGTEPPLDPAAQQLRQVMFAAGSPCEVPDEGIVHTERFFDSATTTALWKLQGEIDRWLINPAQPPGFALILKDRARASEPRIFRRGNIQTQGEDVPRRFLEVLSPSDRKPFQVGSGRLELARDIIDDSNPLTARVIVNRVWAHHFGAGLVLTPSDFGVRAERPSHPELLDWLTHWFVQEGWSLKKLHRLIVTSAAFRRSSLGPTNRADLDHAVQVDPENRLLWRMNSRRLTFEQFRDSMLTATGEIDLQTGGKPADLFKNTSNVRRTLYGLVDRQFLPAILRVFDFANPDLHVPRRSQTTVPQQSLFFMNHPLVLRRSQQLASVCSEDADPRDAVGKMFQRVLQRPATDAELTDALLVVSQAAAETTTIRQTAADWTYGYGKYDEDAQRVADFEPLPHFTGQSWQGGPSWPDGKLGWVQLSAVGGHPGNTRNTACVRRWTAPRDMTVRIESELRHQVAAGDGVRGFIVSSETGQLAAAKVHQSSADLNAEALTVTKGQTIDFVVDIDNVLNSDQFLWKVTIADEPTAGTATEADGSIVWDSEADFPSDAANRLTPLEQLAQILFCSNEFLFVD
- a CDS encoding MBL fold metallo-hydrolase, with product MRLHCLGTVGYHPNDDRHTSCYFLPESGILLDAGTGAFRLSPLIQTDTLNILLSHAHLDHTFGLTFLLDVLFEAQKRRGKPIEKLRIFGEQEKISAVETHLFHDLIFPAKLDAEWIAIDDQPEFTVEGVQVSWRPQDHPGGSVAYRMDWPDQRKRLVYATDTTGDTSEEHARWCEGADLLMHECYFRDDASEWALKTGHSWTSRVAEVTSLSKPKRLLLTHINPIEESDDPIDIEAIRRSVDAEVTLATDGLTLEF
- a CDS encoding N,N-dimethylformamidase beta subunit family domain-containing protein; this encodes MNRHLGIAVCLLTIVGVLRSDGSLRSCHGQTVTSDSAAAIATGGQNGAVEDQGQLNPIQIENQHAGARDWQLTRVRLDDGGYRSPWIEGYCSKQSVRAGESIDICVSTNPVRQFKIEFFRMGYYGGRGARLMKTVDSVPGKIQPDPVIGEKNLHECRWSPSVQLTIPDDWISGVYLGRMTTKPEGTEAYWQSYVVFIVTDDRPADVLFQCSDNTWQAYNRWPNQYSIYTHPKGVQGPWADVSFDRPYGREGQYTGVVNDPLTVGSGEFLPFEFPLSYWLEKGGYDVAYCSNSDMLTPDRGLKCKAFVSIGHDEYWDLRQFNSAVTMRDAGVNLLFFSGNSVCWVTPFRSSSSGQDNRIIFRGGPYGGDNEYAVDRERIHGPFPHRGPDEGLLMGARNVEPVNGGGDWVVTKSDHWMFDGAGVKDGDSIPGLIGWEYHGQPADIDGLRVVGAGTAWQGGVNPQQWTATIYPGPKGNFVFNAATIFWAQAVSSPPGHTLPWSHWSRPHGPDDRVQRITKNLFDRSVGAAP
- a CDS encoding DUF1592 domain-containing protein, with the protein product MRNPIRWWFLVMFGCALANGQTAAAETASVADLSQSFFARNCNDCHSGDGAEADLDLTDLSMEVSDLAIHARWVRIFDRVRSGEMPPPDAAAVDAMEVESFTDSVEVFLQIAGRRFQQTVLRRLNRNEYANTLNDLFGTHLDLSMMLPEDGRSHEFDNVGDALGVSMVHLQKYLDAIDSVMDAAIAKTTSRPATQVIQANYAESREGEKFVGEVWRLADDGAVVFFQDLGYPTGMLRGAEVKQAGWYTLRVTGYAYHAEQPITFRAGLTSFQPGSDKPTLGYFQFPPIESTDGQPTTVEKRVWMEPRFMVSIDPWGIDTGNYNLRKQGIDGYTGPGLAINQVELVGPILESFPGRGHELIYAGLVRHEVEPTNPTTKTKPWYQPNFVTESTQPATDAAKVFRRVATAAYRRPVDDSDVQPIIELMTQQIDRGATFDEALRTGVAAIFCSPDFLYLQEPGGKLDDHAIASRLSYFLVRTTPDQALLDAAAAGVLSTDPSALIQHTRRLIADPRHQRFIDDFCDAWLNLREIEFTSPDRTLFPEYDPYLQHSAIAETRHFVSELIEKNLPVRNVVQSDFAFLNERLVDHYRDGLGQTDPVHGPDLQRVQLSDDSLRGGLLSQASVLKVSANGTNTSPVVRGVWVMERILGITPSPPPPGISGVEPDIRGASTLRELLDKHRDLDSCRSCHAMIDPPGFALESFNPIGGYRDRFRSLGEGEKVDLQIKQRRVQYRLGQAVDASGEMQDGRKFDGFVQFRQRLAADEDALARSLATKFLTFATGREMGFSDRPMIDRMVAESKQRGHGVRDILELVVTSEAFLNK